ACTGCTTCCTACTTTAGGACAATGACCCTCTAAAAGACTATAGAATATGCCATTTATCTTTCACTtttctttacataaaatatatctgttgaccaACTTCTTCATGGCTGTCTTTACTTCCTTGTTTCGCAATGTGTAGATGATAGGATTAAGTAAAGGGAATATCACAGTGTGGAACACAGACACTACTTTATCTAGGGAGAAAGAGTCAAATGGGCGAGCATAAATGTAGATGGATGGCCCAAACATTAGCACCACAATGGTGATGTGGGAATAGCATGTGGACATGGCCCGACTGGTACTCTCACCTGTGCCTGAGTGTTTCTTGAGTGTGGCCAGGAGGAAGGCATAGGACATTAGGAGAGCAATGAAACATACCACAGAGATCAGACCACTGCTAAAGATCATCGCTAACTCCTCTGGAAAGGTATTGGCACAGGCAATCCGAACAACCTGTGTGATGTCACAGAAGTAACTGTCTAACTCATTGGGCCCACAGAAGGGAAGTCGAACAATGAGAGCCACCTGTGTTATAGAATGAATGAAGCCTCCCATCCAGGAGAGAGCAACCAGAATACAGCAGAGACGTCGATTCATGATGGTAGCATAGCGGAGGGGGCGGCAGATAGCAGCATAGCGGTCAAAGGCCATTACTGTGAGCAGGAACATCTCTGAGGCCCCAACAAAGTGCAAGAAAAAGAGCTGTGCAATGCATCCTCCAAAGCAAATAATCTTCCTTTCCACAAAAAAGTCTATGAGCATTTTAGGGGCTGTGATGGAAGAATAACAAATATCAAGGAAGGCCAGGTTAGCCAACAAGAAATACATGGGTGAAGTCagatggggatcaaacctgatGGTGCAAATAATAAGAATATTTCCTGGAAGAATGAACAAATAGAAGAATAGAAATATAGCAAATAGTTGTACCTCCCGAGTCTGCGATAGACCAGTGAGAACAAATTCTGTCACCCTGGTGTAATTTGCAGGTtccatttcttcaatatttttcataatatggctatgaaaaataaagtataattactCCAAGTAGCATTTTACTTTAATTATAGTACTGTTTCCAAAattattacacattttttttcattaagagattgcctgtctgaccaggtggtggctcagtggatagagcattggactgggatgccgagaacccaggtttgagacctcgaggtcgccaacttgagagtgggctcatctggcttgagcaaaaagctcaccagcttggacccaaggtcgctggctcaaacaaggggttactcagtctgctgaaagcctgcagtcaagacacatatgagaaagcaatcaatgaacaactaagttgttgcaacgaaaaactgatgattgatgcttctcatctctctctgttcctgtctgtctgtccctatctatccctctctctgtccctgtaaaaaaaaaaaaagaaaaaaagaagagattgtctgcctgacctgtggtggcgcaatggataaaacatcaacctggaacactgaggtcaccggtttgaaaccctgggtttgcccgatcaaggcacatatgggaattgatgcttcctgctcctccccccttctctctatttctctctcgtctctaaaaatgaataaataaagtcttaaaaaaaaaaaaaaaagagattgccTTAGGATATGTTTTGGTAGCCCACTTTATGTCTGATAAGCCGACATGTTACTTCTTCAGTCCAGGACTATCCAACACATATATGTCCTAACATGATCATGgtttgaaatattataaaaccCACAACAATTTTGCCCTTAGCTTGCATTTGTTATTTAAGGCATGTCAGAACAAAACTTCACACATGGCTTTGAAAGCTCTATCCCAAAATATATAGCTTCTGTGTCACTtctataagttatttatttactcaataaatatttagggaTTACCAACTGTGTGCCAACTGATGagaatacaataatgaataagaAAGACTCAATGTCTACCTCCTGAACTTCCATTTTAGAAACatagacagaaaataaattagtaaacaaacaaaatatgaatgaatgaaatataaataagtaaaataaatgattacCAGTAAAATTAAGatgcaagaaagaaataaaaaggaattatgaTAACAAAGAATAGATGGTGGTGGCATGTGGTAATAAGGCATGgtaaaggcttttttaaaaaggcttctcTGAACTGGTGATTATTCAACTAACTTCAAAGTAAGAGAGAAGCATTTTGGTAATAGAGAATAGCAAATGCAAAGGCGTTGTGGTAGGGAAGTTTCCAGGGACTGGAGAAGACCTGGGACTGACTGAGGCACAAGAACAGAAATAGAGATAGTCAAAGACCCAGGAACGTAGTCTACAATAAGAAAACTGGATTTTAACAACTTCCAatatactttagaaaaaaatctagagaaTAGCTTAACAAGATTTGCAATTTAGAAATGTCACTCTGTTTGATAAACAAAGAAAGTGGGATCGCAGcaagggtgggggttggggatgATGTGGCTTAAATTAACGATAGAGCAAcagctctttggagaagtgaactctttgtttagaaaatatttaggaaatgCAATTGGCAGGATTTAATGTCAGTTGTATGTTGTTATTTTCATGCTACCAAAGTCAGCTGGAATTTGAGCACTACAAGGGCAAACTTTTAAggaatttatctttaaattttgtaTCTAAAATATGTATCCAGCACATTCCAGATTCTCAAGAAAATTTAACTGAATTTGCCATAAATATTTAGGGATGCTCTATCACACTCTAAGAAAAGCTTGAAATTGTGCAAATAAAATCCAGAgcaaggaattacatttttggGAAATTCTTGGGAAGATAAGCCTTCCATGGAGACTGAGTTAGGCCGTTTCTTTCCCAGGCTGCCatttagaaagagagagttatTTCAAACAAGTGCTCACTCTGGAAGCATTTCTGTCAGTTAGTCAAGAGCATTTATTTCATCCTACATTCACCCATCTACACTTCCCAAGTTTCTGGATATACGCCTATTcttctctttattactttttttgttctttaaaaaaaaaaaccaactatgtatgtatgtatgtatgtatgtatgtatgtgtgtgtgtgtgtgtgtatgtgtctcagGTTTTGAGAgcacctgaaatattttttcatagcaAAATTCCAGTTTTTAATATGGTATTATTAATTTAGTCATAATTCTATACATTAGAtctctagatttattttttctacataaatataatttgtaCTGTTTAACCAGCATATCTCTATTTTCTTTACCTCCTCAAGTCAGTAAATATCAttctactcttttttctttttttgtgacagagacagaaagagggatacatagggagggacagacagaaaggaagagagagcattaagtctttgttgcaacatcttaggtgttcattgattgctttctcatatgtgccttgaccggggtaggGGGGTtgattaagccagcgaccttgggcttcaagccagcaacctttgggctcaagccagcgaccatggggtcatgtctatgatcctgcactcaagctggtggccctgcactcaagctggtgagcccatgctcaagccagcaaccttggggttttgaacctgggtcccctgtatcccagtcagatgctctatcctctgtgccaccgcccggtcaggcccattttactcttaaatggataaagaaattagAGATtgtgagatgatagatagatggataaatTTACCCTTTAGAAAAGGAGATTCTGCTATTTGCAACAACCTGGCTGAACCTGGATGTTATGTTAAGTAATATAAAACAGATCTAAACtgcatgatcttacttatatgtggaatctaagaaagcCTGCTGCTCTTTAAACAACATTTAGTGAATTCCCATTCTGAACTTAATCTGCAGGGGTGTAATATCTAGAGGATGACTATGGAGATACATAGGAGTACAGAGGCCCTCCCCATGGGTGGATAAACTACAAAATCTCCTCAAGGGAACAAAAGCTTGGAGGGAAAACAAAAATCTGTGCAGAAATTCTTCCTTACTAACAATGCAATGTTCATCTATGTATCTAGCTAAGCTCTTGGTAATCACATGGAGAATAGTTACCTTCCTAATTTGAGAAATTTAGGGAGGCTATAACATTAATcttgaaagaataaaagataaattactCAAGAGATACAGGGTTACATGTatacagaaacttttttttaaaaaaatagctatcATTCATAACCACTGTTCATTCTCTTTCCTGGGAATATATGAATGAAGAAGCCTGTATTTCCAGAGTAAAAGTCACTCATTCTAGCCTTTCTTCAAACACCCTCTCCcccataaattaaattaaaaaaaaaggcacagctTTCCCAACTGAAAGAAACACCTTTAGATATTAGTTCAATAACTTCAGGTAGAAGAATTAAGCTAAAACTGAAACACCAgggaaatggaagaaaagaaaaggttgtaCTGATGAAGAGGGAGAATGCtgtaagagaaaaaggaagttattagtcctatttttcttttgatgatgAAAACAGCCTGCCTTTATGGGTTACATTGCCACCAGTGAggaattatttaaatgaaaaactaaaaagtagatttataaaatgaaaaaggaaaatatttataaagattcAAGTGATGATGTATTGAAAATCCTTCCTCAGAGAAGGTACTTTAACCTTTTAAACCTGCTGATCATGGAAATGTGCTGAAAGCAATAGAGCATTAACTGTCCTGGGCTATGGGAAAGAGtcaaagaaacactgaagaatggGAGTGAGGTCaggtgagggagggagtgtgAAGGTAAGTACAAGAAAGCATCAAGTTTTTAGAAAATAGTGATGTgaagtttatttttagagaatatTCTACTTCAGTAAGATGAATGTTAGGGCAAATtattcaaaaatactttttaacaGTGGATAAGGAATCACATAAGCATTTGAGGTCTTGTTTTATCTTTACAACTCTATAAATGCATATACACaaacatagtattttttaaaatttctccaaaTCTTCACAATTGAATTGTAGGAAGTATAATGTACTTATCTGACTTATATTCCAGAGTGAGAACGGCTATAAAGAGCATTAAGCAAGAATTGAAAGACttgctctgactggcttatttcacttcgcatgatgctctctaggtccatccattaTGTTACAAagggtaagacttccttcttttataCAACCCAGTAGCAATCCatggtgtcaccccaataaattcaataaaaaggggaaacAAAGAATTGAGAGACTTGTATTCTCATCATAGCTCAGCCACCAAAGTCTGTGTTTTGTTGGAAAGGTCACTCAACTTCCCTCTACAGCAGTTTCTTCCTAACAATGTAAGGaatttttctagtattttaagGAATATTCTAGCTCTATAATACTAAGAGTCTATGAAAATTAAAGTGGATTGAGAGTAGATGTCCCAGAAaggcatattaaaaataatttgggtgATGATATGAAGAGACAATAATATAATCACCATTATGAATCTATACaacacataaaaaataacttgaattgatattttttattaataatatttgtttttttcttttatttctgttgtcttttttttttaggtgagaggagggaagatagtgaggcagatttccacatgcaccccacccagaattcatccagcaaccccatctggagccattgctcaagtgctgagctatttctagtgcctaaggctgacatgctccaatgaagctatcctcaacaccaatcaagccactggctgaggaggagaagagggaaagaaaggggagagggaggggtggaaaagtagatcatcacttctcttgtatgccctgactgggaattgaactagggacatccatacaccaggccaatgcactatccactgagccactggtcagagCTATATTCTTAATATTTCAAACTCACCTATCTTATCCAGTAAAATGGTGAAGAGATGatgtacaaaaatatatttaccatATAAAGGGTTATATGAAGACTAGAAACCTTAAGTCTCATATCAGTAGCAGAAAATACTAAGATGTAGTCATTACCTTGATTTGCTATATATTTAGTCATACACAGTAAACtaggcaaaataaaaagaaagtattaagATTAGAGAAGGTCTGATCTCAAAATGAGAGTTTTGAGCATCATTTGCTGGTTGAGCATTTCTCTTATAATAGGCTCACATATGTAGCATGAGTGACAGTTATAACACAGCTAACCACTTATTAGCTATCTCATCTTGAGCAactcatttacttttcttttttctttttttttttttttttataattttatttttttaatggggtgacatcaataaatcaggatacatatattcaaagataacaagtccaggttatcttgtcgttcaattatgttgcatacccaccacccaaagtcagattgtcctctgtcaccttctatcttgttttctttgtgcccctcccaccccctatccctctcccattcccccctcccccccgtaaccaccacactcttatcaatgtctcttagtttcactattatgtcccacctacgtatggaataatacagttcctgtttttttctgatttacttatttcgcttcgtatcatgttatcaagatcccaccattttgctgtaaatgttccgatgtcatcatttcttatggctgagtagtattccatagtgtatatgtgccacatcttctttatccaatcatctattgatgggctttttggttgtttccatgtcctggccactgtgaacaatgctgcaataaacatggggctgcatgtgtctttacgtatcaatgtttctgagttttggggatatatacccagtagagggattgctgggtcataaggtagttctattttcagttttttgaggaaccaccatactttcttccataatggttgtactacttcacattcccaccaacagtgtatgagggttcctttttctccacagcctctccaacatttgctattacctgacttgctaataacagctaatcgaacaggtgtgaggtggtatctcattgccgttttgatttgcatttctctaatagctaaagaagatgagcatcttttcatatatctgttggccatttgtatttcttcctgggagaagtttctattcatatcctcttcccatttttttattggattgtttgtttgtttgttgttgagttttatgagttctttgtatattttggatattagacccttatctgagctgttgtttgaaaatatcatttcccatttagttggctttctgtttattttgttatcagtttcccttgctgagcaaaaacttcttagtctgatgtagtcccattcattaatttttgccttcacttctcttgccattggagtcaaattcataaaatgctctttaaaacccaggtccatgagttgagtacctatgtcttcttctatgtacttaattgtttcaggtcttatgtttagatctttgatccattttgagttaatttttgtacagggggagagactgtagtccagtttcattcttttgcatgtggctttccagttttcccagcaccatttattgaagaggctttcttttctccattgtgtgttgttggtccctttatcaaaaattatttgactatatatatgtggttttatttctggactttctattctgttccattggtctgagtgtctatttttctgccaataccatgctgttttgattgtcgtggccctataatagagtttgaagtcaggtattgttatgcccccagcttcattctttttctttagtattgctttggctattcggggttttttatagttccatataaatctgatgattttttgctctatttctttaaaaaatgtcattggaattttgatgggaattgcattaaatttgtatattgctttgggtaatatagccatcttgattatatttattcttcctagccaagaacaaggtatattcttccatctcattatatctttttcgatttcccttaacaatggtttatagttttcattatataagtcctttacattctttgttatgtttattcctaagtattttattttttttgttgcaatcgtgaaggggattattcttttgagttccttctcagttgtttcattgttggcatatagaaaggctattgacttctgtatgttaattttgtatcctgcgaccttactgtattggcttattgtttctagtagtctttttgtggattctttggggttttcgatgtataggatcatatcatctgcaaaaagtgatacctttacttcttcttttccgatacggatgccttttatttctttgtcttgtctgattgctctagctagaacctctagtaccacattaaataagagtagagagagtagacaaccctgtcttgttcctgatttaagggggaaagccttcagtttagtgccatttaatatgatgttagctgatggtttatcatatatggcctttatcatgttgagatattttccttctatacccattttgttgagagtcttaaacataaaattgtgttgtattttatcgaaagccttt
The Saccopteryx bilineata isolate mSacBil1 chromosome 3, mSacBil1_pri_phased_curated, whole genome shotgun sequence DNA segment above includes these coding regions:
- the LOC136328760 gene encoding olfactory receptor 4M1, encoding MEPANYTRVTEFVLTGLSQTREVQLFAIFLFFYLFILPGNILIICTIRFDPHLTSPMYFLLANLAFLDICYSSITAPKMLIDFFVERKIICFGGCIAQLFFLHFVGASEMFLLTVMAFDRYAAICRPLRYATIMNRRLCCILVALSWMGGFIHSITQVALIVRLPFCGPNELDSYFCDITQVVRIACANTFPEELAMIFSSGLISVVCFIALLMSYAFLLATLKKHSGTGESTSRAMSTCYSHITIVVLMFGPSIYIYARPFDSFSLDKVVSVFHTVIFPLLNPIIYTLRNKEVKTAMKKLVNRYILCKEK